One genomic region from Pseudoduganella lutea encodes:
- a CDS encoding EAL domain-containing protein has product MRSKTFYLFGLLAALAVTLLSPFLAYREAQRRAYETEAELALAYARDVGHRTDEAARQAFVGIGRIKRAGLTDCTPEAQALMRRIDLSSTYLQAIGQVRDGVIVCSSIGSTRMPLGDRTFETAAGVRVYLHVPVDGMGPDSLLGLERDGYAVLIHSDLPVDTSGARSGISIAIFHMDQPANSPPAVARGAVSPHWRAHLRDQRAVTFVDDTHLVAIVRSTKSATVALAALPASQLHEREKANAWRLVPAGLAAGLAFAAAILLLARRQMSIAAALRYALRHDEFFVVYQPLVNLQTGRLVGAEALLRMRRGTGELIGPDLFIPIAEENGLVGKLTERLLSLIARDIGMFLSEHPDFHIAVNIAAADLHSENLPSMLDDFLARSHAGPRNLVIEITERAFVDPDLARRTIARLRERGIEVAIDDFGTGYSSLSQLESLDLDLLKIDRAFIQSIGTGAPTSQVVGYIIAMAQRIGLRMVAEGIETEEQASFMREHGVDVAQGWLFGRPMAFDALEREYLARQAEIAER; this is encoded by the coding sequence ATGCGCAGCAAGACCTTCTACCTTTTCGGCTTGCTCGCCGCATTGGCGGTGACCCTGCTCTCCCCCTTCCTTGCCTATCGCGAAGCGCAACGCCGCGCCTATGAAACGGAAGCCGAGCTGGCGCTGGCCTATGCGCGCGACGTGGGACACCGGACCGATGAAGCGGCGCGCCAGGCATTCGTCGGCATCGGGCGGATCAAGCGTGCCGGCCTCACGGACTGCACCCCGGAAGCCCAGGCATTGATGCGGCGGATCGATCTCTCGTCGACCTACCTGCAGGCGATCGGGCAGGTGCGCGACGGTGTCATCGTCTGCTCCTCCATCGGCTCGACCCGCATGCCGCTGGGCGACCGGACGTTCGAGACAGCGGCCGGCGTGCGGGTTTACCTGCACGTGCCGGTCGATGGCATGGGCCCCGATTCACTGCTGGGCCTGGAACGCGACGGCTATGCGGTGCTCATCCATAGCGACCTGCCGGTCGACACATCCGGTGCCAGGTCCGGTATTTCCATCGCGATCTTCCACATGGACCAGCCAGCCAATTCGCCTCCCGCGGTTGCCAGGGGGGCCGTTTCGCCGCACTGGCGCGCGCATCTGCGCGACCAGCGGGCGGTGACATTCGTCGACGACACCCATCTGGTCGCCATCGTCCGTTCCACGAAAAGCGCGACAGTCGCCCTGGCCGCGCTTCCCGCCTCGCAACTGCATGAACGCGAGAAGGCCAACGCATGGCGGCTCGTGCCCGCAGGTCTCGCCGCAGGATTGGCGTTCGCGGCGGCGATCCTGCTGCTGGCGCGGCGCCAGATGTCCATCGCGGCGGCGCTGCGCTACGCCCTTCGGCACGACGAGTTCTTCGTCGTCTATCAACCGCTGGTCAACCTGCAGACCGGCCGGCTGGTCGGCGCCGAAGCCCTGCTGCGCATGCGCCGCGGCACCGGCGAATTGATCGGCCCGGACCTGTTCATTCCGATCGCCGAGGAAAATGGCCTCGTTGGCAAGCTCACGGAACGCCTGCTGTCGCTGATCGCGCGCGACATCGGCATGTTCCTGTCGGAGCATCCGGACTTCCACATCGCCGTCAACATCGCCGCGGCGGACCTGCATTCGGAAAACCTGCCATCGATGCTCGACGATTTCCTGGCACGCAGCCATGCCGGTCCGCGCAACCTGGTCATCGAGATCACCGAACGCGCCTTCGTCGACCCGGACCTGGCGCGGCGAACCATTGCCCGTCTGCGCGAGCGCGGGATCGAGGTCGCGATCGACGATTTCGGCACCGGCTACTCGAGCCTGTCGCAACTGGAATCGCTCGACCTGGACCTGCTGAAGATCGACCGGGCGTTCATCCAGTCCATCGGCACCGGCGCCCCGACCAGCCAGGTGGTCGGCTACATCATCGCGATGGCGCAGCGGATCGGCCTGCGCATGGTCGCCGAGGGTATCGAAACGGAAGAGCAGGCGTCGTTCATGCGCGAGCATGGCGTCGACGTCGCTCAGGGGTGGTTGTTCGGCAGGCCCATGGCATTCGATGCGCTCGAACGCGAATACCTCGCCAGGCAGGCGGAGATCGCCGAGCGATAG